The Silene latifolia isolate original U9 population chromosome 4, ASM4854445v1, whole genome shotgun sequence region attcctaaggagagatcctacacttggatcttgtttcttccattaaaggaaagctcaagaacaaaagaaaaggagatttcttttgtgcccataagaaccgaaattacaatgtaagggtgatttcttctttattttgctaatttgtttgcatgcataagacctttattaattttatgacaaattagtttaaacatatatgagtatgttagtatgtatataaatctacatttccttcatattAAATACtctgtacttttttttttttttgggtgagaCATAAAATGCACGATTTGAAGTGTTCGTATAGTGTAACAAGAAAATGATCAAAAATCTTAAAAAAGTCTAGGGTTTGGTCTAAAAATTCCTAGGGTTTCCGTCTATTTTCCTCTTAGAGTCTTCCTTCTTCTCGAGGTCTCCTCTCATGATCTTGATCGTGAGATTTGTTCTcctttgtttgtttattttgttgtcttttttgcttctttatgcaggGTCAGATGATGGGCGATTCACCGGGTCGGTCATAGAACGGGAAAGAGCTTATGGGTGAGGGTGACAATCAAGAGATAGTCTGGGATGATGAAATTGAAGCCGTGGAGGAGAAGAGTCATTTATTGCTTGTGGGTAAAATTTGGTCTTCGAAATCTATCAACGTGAAAGCGGCGATCGATACCATGATTCGATTATGGAAGCCGACAAAGCCTATGCTGGGGAATGTAGTCGATGCTAAAGAGAAATTGTTTGTCTTCAAGTTCGGTGCAGAGAGGTGCAAAGCTAGGGTTTTGGAGGGCCAACCATGGCACTTCAATAAATTCATATGGTGTTTCAACGAACCTAACGATCAAGGTAAACTCATGGACGTTCCTCTTTTTCGGTTTCCTATTTGGTCTCGTGTATATGATCTACCCATTGGAGGACGTACTAGTGTGAACAACGCAAGGAAGATTGGAGCGTGCCTTGGTACGTTTATTGATGCTGAATTTGGACCCAATACTAAAATTGATAGAGCAATCCGCTTCCACATTCTTCAGGATGTGAGACAGCCATTGAAAACTCGATTCCTATAAAGATGACGGAGGGTAAAAGTGGTAGATTTTAAAGTTAAGTATGAGAGACTTCCAATTTTCTACTATGGGTGTGGGGTCATCGGGCATGGGGAAAAAGGATTGCGAGAACGGTCCTTATGATGATGATGAACTGAGGTTCGGGGAGTGGCTGTGGGCTTCGCCTTGGAAAGTCACTAAGACTGTTAAGGAGGGGACAGGAAAGGCTAGGAGGGATTTGAATGCGGAGTTTGACAAGGTGGGGAAAGCTGAAGCGGAAGCTGGTATTACTAAAATGATAAAGAAACCTCAATCCATTGCGCTTAATATCAAATGCAAGAAAGGAGGGAATGGTGATGGTGGGCAGAAGCTGGCTTCGACGTGTGAGGGTGTGGGGGATGAGGGTGTGGGCAGCAAAGGGACTGAGAAGCGAAGGGAAGGGCTGGAGGTTCGTGTAGTGCAGATGGAAAGGGGGGAAGGGGGTGGAACGAGGGCTGACAAACAGGGGCTGGAAGCTAGGAAAATGTTGGCACGTGAAGGCAAAGGGGTGAGTTCCATTAATAATGATACTTGCGTAATGGAAGTGAAGTTTGGTGGAGAACGTAGTGGGGGTAATCGAGGAGGGAAGGAGGGAGGGTGGGGGGAGAAGTGGTAGCGTTATGGGGAAGACGTGGAGGAGACTGGAAAGAAAGGGTGAAAAAGAGGCTGGGAAGTGGTTATGGCTGTCGTAGGGAAACGAGGGAGGGAGGATGGTCGCAGCATGGAGGGTGGGAAGAAATCGAGAATGCTTTTAGAGAGGGGCGTCTtaatacctgaggcggaggttgagggaGCTCAACCCCGCCAGGCCAAATGAATATCTTAAGCCTCAACTGTCGGGGATTGGGTAACCCCGACACGGTGCGAGCCCTTCGCGATTTTGTGCGAAGGGAAGCCTCGACCATGCTATTTCTTTGCGAGACGAAGTTGTGTGGTTGTGACACGTGGAGAGTGAGGGAGAGGTTGGAAGGCTATAATGGGATGGAAGTGGATAGTATGGGTCGTTCGGGGGGGTCTCGCGTTTCTTTGGCAAAGAGATAATATAAAGTGTCAATTTATGTCGGCCTTGGTGCATCACATTGATTTCACGGTCAATGAGGATAGTAGAGTGTGGCATGTGACGGGTTTTTATGGATGGTCGACTGTTTGTGATCGTCATTTATCCTGGGAGCTACTTCGGTTGCTTAATACAAAGTCGTCTTTACCTTGGCTCTGCATTGGTGACTTTAATGAGATATTATACTCTACTAAAATGAAAGGATGGAGTCGACCTTAGTGGCAGATGAATAATTTTCATACGGTTGTGGATGAGTGTGGTCTGAGGGATGTAGATTAGGAGGGGTACCAGTTCACTTTTGATAATGGCCAAAGTGGGGATGCTAATAGGTAGAGTGTTTTAGATCGGGCTATGGGCACGAATTCTTGGTTACAGGCTGATTATCGTGAGGAAGAGGTGATTGACGCGCTTAATCAAATGCACCCTCTTAAAGCTTCGGGACCCGATGGAATGAATGGGTTGTTTTATCAGACTTATTGACATCTTATTGGCCCGAATGTTTTGAGTTTAGTCCTAAGTATCCTACGCGGGGAATCATCGCCAGCTAAGCTAAATAAGACTTAATTTCCAAGAAGAAAGCACCGGATAAAATGCGTGATTTTAGGCCAATTACTTTGTGCAATGTGGCCTATAAGCTGGTTTATAAGGTTCTCGCTAATAGACTGAAATCTTTTCTGGGGGAGAATGTGTCGGAAAACCAGGGTGCTTTTACGCCCGGAAGACTAATCTCTGATAACATTTTAATTGCTTTTGAAATGTTTCATTATATGAAGAATTCCAGGTCTAAAGAGGGGCATATGGCGATTAAATTGGACACGGCTAAGGCGTATGACAGAGTGCAATGAGAGTTTCTAAGACGAGTGCTAGTGACGATGGGGTTCGATGGGAATTGGATACGACGGGTTATGGACTGTGTGACAACGGTTACCTTTGCTGTGTTAATTAATGGGTCACCCAAGGAGGAATTTCGGCCAGCTAGAGGACTTAGACAAGGGGATTCTCTCTCTCCATATTTATTCATTCTTTGTGCAGAAGCCTTGTCTAATTTGATGCGAAGGTCGGTGGAGATAAATGCTATACATGGACTTCGTGTGGCTAGTAGCGCGCCCTCTGTTTCTCATTTATTATTCACGAATGACAGCATTTTCTTTCTCCGGGCCACGTTGGGGGAAACAGATGTGATTAATTGTATTTTGTGACGATATGAGGCGGCTTCTAGTCAGTTGGTTAGTCTTGATAAAATGACTGTTTCTTTTAGTAAGGGTGTTCCGAGAGGGCAGCGGGAAAGGGTGGCCGAGAGGCTTGGTGTAGCCGAGGTGTATGAGCTGAAGCGATGTTTGGGATAGGCAACTGTTATTGGGCGGTCCAAAAAGGTTATCATTGATATTATTCGGGATACGTTGAGCAGAAGATTGCAAGGGTGGCGTGGGAAAATATTGTCGAGGGCTGGTAAGGAGGTTCTTATAAAGGCCgtggccaattcactccctacctatgtgatgagtgttTTCAAAATTCCTACGCATTTCTGTGATGAGCTTAGATCGATGGTATCGCGCTTCTGGTGAGGGCATGGGGAGGGGCAACGAGGAATTTTTTGGGGGCTTGGCGGAAGATATGTAAACCAAAGGGGGAAGAGGGGGGCTCGGGTTCCGGGATTTCCATCTCTTTAACCTCGCTTTGCTTGGTAAATAGGCCTAGAGATTGACTACTTGTCCGGACGGGTTATGGACACGGATTATGAAGGGTCGGTACTATCCGCAAGGTGAGTTTATGGATGCTGGGGTCGGGTATAACCCGAATTATACGTGACGTGGTTTCATTGAGGCGCGGGTGGTTCTAGAGAAGGGGATGAGGCGGAGGATTGGAGAGTCGTGATACGTTTGTGTGGAAGCATGCTTGGATTCCAGGGACGCAAACGGGgaaaatcatttctccttgtgtTAGTGGTAATGAGAAAATGGTGGTGGCGAATCTTTTGAATGTCGATGGGACGGGATTGGATGTGGCGAAGGTTGACCAACTCTTCTTGCCGTTTGAGCGAGAAGGGGTAACTAATGTTCGAATTAGCACAACTCGTGGTCTTGACTTGTGATTTTGGGGGTTGGAAAGGGACGGGCTCTATTCGGTGAGAACGACGTATAGAATGCTAGCGGGGGAGGGGATGGATATGGCGGAGCAGTCAAATGGGGAGAGGGGAAGATGGTTGTGGAATCAGTCTGGAAGGTTCCGGTCTGGCCCCGTGTTAAGCTCTTCTTCTGGCAGCTGTGTAGGGAGGCAGTGGCAACAAAAGCAAACATCATCGCTCGAGTTGGAGGTGAGTCTTATTCTTGTCGTTTTATGCATATTTTTAATGAGTCGAGTCTTCATTATATTTGTTTCGTTATTGTCGAGTGGCACAATGGGTATGGGAGGAGTTGGGGTTCACGTGGGAAGGGGAGGGGGAGAGTGATGTTCCGCAATAGGTGGAGGCTAGGTAGAAGGAGTTGGGTGAATGGGAGTGTGGAAAATTTATGATTGGTTGTTGAGCGATATGGGAGCACCGCATCAAGGTTGTGTTTGATGAAGTGGAGGTTGAGCCGCGTAGAATTGTGAGGCGGGTGCGTTATGTGGTCAGTGAGGGCATTATCGATATAGCGGCTGCTAGGGAGGGGCGGCCTATAGATGGTCAGAATAGAGGAGAGAGGGGTGGTGGTTGGAAAGTAGCGTCGGAGGGTTATGTGAAGGTGATGTCGGGGTGAAGGAGGGGGAAAGGGTGAGTACGGGTATGGTGTGCATGGACGAAGGAGGAGGTGTGTTGTGGGGCGGAGCTGTTGTACGAGAGCAATATTGGGAGCCGTACTTTGCGGAAGCGGTAGCGGTGTTGGACGGTCTTCAAGCGGCAAGGAATAGAGGTCATCAACAAGTGGTGGTGAAGAGTGACTGCTTACAGGTCATCGACACGCCGAAGGAAAGACGACAAGGGAGGAGCATTTTCTCGCAGATTATTGACGATATTTTTGAGTTATGTACTGAGTTTTTCTCTGTTTTATGGTCTCACGCGTCTAGAGTCAATAATTGCGTAGCGCATGCTTTAGCTCAAATTACTCCTCGTGTAGTTGGTAGTTCGTTTTGGTTGGATGTTTTACCTCCAAATCTCCAATCGCTAACAGTGCTGTAATTTATGATTTATCGTTATTAAGGTAATGCCCTTGTGGGCGTTTTTCTCAACAAAAAAAAGATCGAAAATCTTAGAATTTCTACCAACAAGATGGACGATTAGAGAACTCTCCATCAAATTACATGCTTTCAACCCGTCCTGCATTGGTCCGTTATTTTATGCAACTTGGCCCGACCTTGGCCGGCCGTTGGTAGGGCCTGTCACGGGTCCTAAAATTCCAGCCTGACCCACCATTTTagcaagaaaataaaaaaaaaagtaaataaattggTAAGGCCCGCCAACCCGGGCCAAGTATATCCTAGCCAGGCTCGCCCCTCCCCCTTGGCCTGACCAGAATCTGACCAGGAGAGCTCGGCCCAACCCTAGCCCGGCCCAAGTACAAGTCTACATTCAACCATGTTCGTCAATAGAGCAAAAATTAAATCACAAAgacatactccctccgtaccacaccaaaggtaacgtaggggaaaatggagtatttaaaaaaaggtggaaaaagtaacggtaagagggaaaaaataggtgggctatataattgtgggtttaattgtgggttggtaggtggggtatgtaatggcattttgtgtaaatatcaaatggatataaggataacttggtaatattgtgggccaaataaggaatgttacctttggtgtgatacgtccgtttatagtaagtgttacctttggtatgGTACGGAGGGAGGGAGTATAAGTATCTAACCCACCAATTTTATCAAACGGaaaagacggttttacacaaaTGTTGTCTAAAACAAATACAATCAccaacaaatcatgattacaaaaCTAACCCATCTTAGAGTATGCTTGGGTAAGGCATAAGGTCATGTCACACAAGTATTTGTgttttgggatattctctcgtatacccctgaactttttcgttttctattgtgtacccctcgtttttcataaaaaatctttgaccgacaataattctctgttacgagttcagaaaatggtaattttttttttcaaaccaattatctcatcaaggccttcaatttgaaaaaaaaaattcaccgctttttgaactcgtagccggtagttatggttggtcaaacattttttaacgaataaactttgaccgaccataattcccgactatgAGTTGAAACGTCGGTGAATTTTTTTCACacggaagacctcttaaagacggtcaatttgaaaaaaaaaaattatcgtattctgaacttgtagccaaaagttattgacggtcaaagtttttttgcatgaaaagaggggtatattatagaaaatgaaaaagttgaggggtacacgagagaatatcccttgtGTTTTTTACGGGGAACAAAATAAAAGTCAACTCCGGATAAACTCGTAATGAAAATCCACATTGCGACCTTGATCAGGATCATAGCAATCAATAGTATCTATGCACACAATCTTTGGACTGCCTTTCACGATGACCCGAATGGTGTCTCTAGTAATTGAGCCACATTTCGTAGCACAGAACGACTTAAGCGAATCCCATGACACAGTCTTAGGAAACGAGTCAAATTGACATCTCTTAAAGTTCAAAACTTCAACAGCATTGTTGTTAAAAATCGATACTGGTAAGCTGTACTTATAGGAATCTGAACTAAGGTGGAGATGCAGTTGTTTGACGGACTTCATTGTTGCGTAACGAAGCCAAGAATCGACTGTTGTGCACCTATTAGAACGGTAGTACCAGGCCCGGTTCTGAGGGTAGTTTGGAGGGGCCGTGGCCTAGGGCCCAGGGTAGAAAGGGGCCCATTCGTCTAGGGCTTATAATAATATTAGTATAATTAGAAATAAGGAAAGAGAAAAAatcatattaaaaaaaaaatatatatatatatatattttaaatGCGTCTACTTGAAGTAAACCCGAGTGCGTTATATATGCCATGTGTTTGTCATAGTTTGAATCTTGCTCTTAGCTATATGACACATTCTTGCACTAGAGCTATTTCATTTTTTGGAATTGTTCAATGCTTGTATACATTGTTTTTTGGTTATACAAAAAGAAGGAAAATTTTGCTTGCTATTGTTCCTGAACTTATTTTGAAATGTTTATCTAATCCTTGTTGTGAGAGTCGAATTAAAAGTGTTAAATCTATTAGATTTCAAGCTCCTCAGATAAGAATGACTTTGACAGTTTTATACGATTCTTGTGGTAGTGATGCAAAGTCGAAAAGTGAAGCGTTTTGAGTTTTTGCTTGATATTGTTATCTGGTATGAAATTTTGTTTGTTATATATATATGGTAAGCAAGAAATTAAAATCTAAGTCCATGTGAATTGATACACCATAGAACAAGTTCAAGGCATGTTGTCATATTTTGAAATATTTAGAGATGAAGGTTTCACATCTAGTATCAACATTGCTTATAGAATTTTTTAACAGTTGCTTCTATTGCTTATAAAAGTTTTTTAACAGTTCCAGTGACGGTGCCTTCAACTGAAATTTTTTTGAAGTTAAAGTTGATCAAAACCTACTTGAGGTCATCAATGTCACAATAACGATTGAATGGTGTTGCAATTTATCAATCGAGAAGGAACTTTTGAAAGACATTGAAGTTAATGTTTCATCAATGATTTTGCATCTCAGAATGCTCGTAGAACCCGTTTTTTAGGATTACAATCTACCACGAGTTAACAATGGATTTTAATAAAATTGATGTtgtatgttttatttatttatttatttatttttattatgcagtaataattttttttaaagggGCCCCGATGTACGGTTTTGCCTAGGGCCCCAGAATACTCAGGAACGGGCCTGGGTAGTACCAGTAGTTAAATTTGATGGAGAAATTTTCAAGAGTTTTGGAATTGTTGAACATCAAAGTTGTTGCCATGAAATCTGTAAAATAAGGTGATTTATCCTTGTTTCCATCGTAATGAAAGATCAAAGATGTTAGCGAAAACCAGAGGAATCGGTATCGTTTCGAGAGCAATGTTGTGGAGGTTATCACTTGTTTTGTGGGTAAAAATGATAGGATTCGAACAAGGATTTCGTCTGGTAGGCTGCTCAAACGACAGTTGTACATTTCAATTGTGCTGTTCttcatttttagggttttgaggtTTACACATTTCAATCACTCTATTTATACGCAAATCCTGAATCACACAACATTATGTAAGTTAGGTCCATTATTTTGGACTAAAACATTTTGAAATGAGGCCCATTGGAATGTTTGGGTGGCTCCATTGAAAAGGAATCTAATGAATTTTAATTCATTCTATTATTTAGTTTTGGTGTTTTAGAATAAAGTTATACCTCTTTCCTTTCGGCTGAAAAGAGTTAAAGTAACTTAATGAATTTAAATTGAACTGAAGTAAGAGTTTATTTATGAAAAAatgagctgaactaaactgaactaaactaaaaTGAGCTAAATTAAAATGAATCTAAATTAAACGTGGTAgtaaaaacgggagaaaaagaaacgtgatcctgcacgacctcccgaacggcacaaaatgaagtgtataaaacACGATTTTATAGAATCCAGGGtgccggaaaaaaattctccgtaaatcacacagTAGGTTCCTTGGATGAGGTAAATTGGCCACAGTAAATTTGAGGAGCAacagaggacatttgggggttccggtatgcaataaaccagcattcgccgcacCTTGGATAATCTTGAAATAtgaattaatactcgttatttgaggctaaaatcgaataggtttactTTTGCAATGTCCTCGGATACgtggttgaaaaaccgggagaaaaataaacgtgGTCCGGTAGGACCTCCTAaacggctcaaaatgaagtgtataatacactgttttcgaGATAAC contains the following coding sequences:
- the LOC141651359 gene encoding uncharacterized protein LOC141651359, with amino-acid sequence MVCMDEGGGVLWGGAVVREQYWEPYFAEAVAVLDGLQAARNRGHQQVVVKSDCLQVIDTPKERRQGRSIFSQIIDDIFELCTEFFSVLWSHASRVNNCVAHALAQITPRVVGSSFWLDVLPPNLQSLTVL